In one Homalodisca vitripennis isolate AUS2020 unplaced genomic scaffold, UT_GWSS_2.1 ScUCBcl_2449;HRSCAF=7235, whole genome shotgun sequence genomic region, the following are encoded:
- the LOC124372055 gene encoding T-complex protein 11-like protein 1, which yields MANMALAHEIAVDSNFELEKREPPENSLHRRVKETMLKAFWDILSQQLQEDPPNYTQGLVLLSEIKETLLTLLLPHNTKLKEEIEEVLDIELIRQQVENGSLDFPYYANYVTSVMAKLCTPARDDCIRKLKQETDTVSVFKGILETLELMRIDMANFTIEMYRPLLVASSVDYEKSKFKEYIKVNPDGLEVTKQWLFRHVSPSTSLASADDWREVIAQAYLELLTWDDSNAFPETLVMDRSRLVELRNEVLRVTVAATVLLLVVSSVPQLQSNAAFKVSLKNHMLLLLQDCHTDKDVEGVLANVSAQAVQDCNAALARAFDTRT from the exons TTTACACAGAAGAGTCAAGGAGACCATGTTGAAGGCCTTCTGGGATATTTTGAGTCAACAACTCCAAGAGGATCCTCCTAACTATACTCAGGGTTTGGTTCTGCTCTCAGAAATTAAAGAG ACATTGCTTACCTTACTATTGCCTCACAACACCAAGCTAAAAGAGGAGATTGAAGAAGTTTTAGACATAGAGCTTATAAGACAGCAAGTGGAGAATGGAAGTTTAGACTTTCCT TACTACGCCAACTATGTCACTTCTGTGATGGCCAAGCTTTGTACTCCAGCACGAGATGACTGTATCCGTAAACTTAAGCAAGAAACAGACACCGTATCAGTGTTCAAAGGAATTTTAgag ACATTAGAGCTGATGAGGATAGACATGGCCAACTTTACTATAGAAATGTACCGGCCACTACTAGTGGCTTCCAGTGTTGACTACGAGAAGTCTAAGTTTAAGGAGTATATCAAGGTAAACCCAG ACGGTCTGGAAGTGACGAAACAGTGGTTGTTTCGCCATGTTTCGCCCTCTACCTCTCTAGCTTCTGCCGATGACTGGAGGGAAGTGATCGCTCAAGCTTACCTGGAACTGCTCACTTGGGATGATTCCAATGCTTTCCCTGAG ACATTGGTTATGGACCGCTCCAGACTGGTAGAACTGCGCAATGAGGTTTTGAGGGTAACAGTTGCTGCCACAGTGCTGCTCCTGGTGGTCAGTTCCGTACCTCAACTCCAGTCCAATGCTGCCTTCAAGGTCTCGCTCAAGAATCATATGCTGCTGCTATTGCAGGACTGCCACACTGACAA AGATGTGGAAGGCGTACTTGCCAACGTGAGTGCCCAAGCTGTACAGGACTGTAATGCTGCTTTGGCCCGAGCCTTTGACACCAGAACATAG